The Deltaproteobacteria bacterium region GCCTTCTGTACGAGCTTCATGGCGTCCCAGGTGAGCGCCGCCACGTCGTCGGGCACGTAGCCGTATTTCTTCCGGTACCTGTCGATGAACGCCTTGGTCTCCCCCTTCGCCCCCGCGGCGGCGTAGTGCGTGCTGAAGAAGAGCCCGTAGCAGTCCTTGCCGCAGAGGGTGACGGTCTCCGCCGAGCCCCACGAGTCGCTCCCGACGATCGGCTTTTTCCATCCGAGCTGATGCGCCTGCGGCACGATCAGGGCGACCTCGTTATAGTACTGGGGGGTGAAGAGCACCTGGGCGCCCGACTTTATGATCTTGGTGAGCTGCGAGCTGAAGTCGGTGTCCTTCGTGGTGAAGCTTTCGTATGCCACGACGGACCCTTTGCCGTGCAGCTCTTCCCACGCCTTCTTGAAGTATTCGGCCAGCCCCTTCGGGTAGTCGCTTGCCACGTCGTAAAGGACCGCGGCCTTGGTGAATTTGAACTCCGACGAGATGAATTTCGCCAGCACCGGGCCCTGGAAGGGGTCGAGGAAGCAGGCGCGGAACACGTAGGGCCGGCCCTTGGTGGTGTCCGGGTTGGTGGACCACGGGGTGATCATGGGAGTCTTGTAGTTGTTGGCGATCCCGCCCGCCGGGACCGCCTGCTTGGAGGCCTGCGGCCCCACCATGACGAGCACCCCGTCTTCGGTGATCATCTTGGTTGCGGCCTTCACGGCGGATTCCGCCTTGGACTCGTTGTCCTCGATGACGAGCGCGACCTTGTACTTCTTCCCCCCGACCGCCAGCCCCCCGGCGGCGTTCACGTCCTCGAGCCACATCTGGGCCGCGAACTTCGTCCCCTCTCCGACCTTCGGGATATCGCCCGTGATCTCGGCGTTGATCCCGATCCTGATCGTCTGCCCCAGAACAGGTCCGGAAAGGAAGAACGTCAGAAGCCCGGCAAGAACACAAATGACGGCCAGCGATCGTGTTCGCATCTCTCCCTCCTCAATACGGTTGCGGCCAGTTGGTTCCCGATACTTCGAGCGCCTAGTCCGATGCGGCCGATTCGGCGCCCGGGTCGCCGGCGCCGATGTTGAACCCCGCGTCGACGTAGTGCACTTCGCCGGTCACGCCCGATGCCCAGTCCGAAAGCAGATACGCGGTGGCGTTCCCCACCTCTTCCTGCGACACGTTCCGCCTGAGCGGTGCGCCGCGCGCGCCCTTCTCCATCAGTTTGCGGAAATCGACGACCCCGGAGGCCGCCAGCGTGCGGATCGGCCCCGACGAGACTGCGTTGACGCGGATCCCTTCACGCCCGAGATCGTACGCCAGGTAACGGGTCGCCGCTTCGAGCGCCGCCTTCGCCACGCCCATCACGTTGTAGTTCGGCACGGCGCGCACCGCCCCGAGGTAACTCATCGTCACCATGGACCCCCCCGGTCCCATCAACCGGGCCGCCCGCCGGGCGCAGGCGATGAATGAGTAGGCGGAAATATCGAGCGCAAGATGGAAATCGGCGCGGGAGGTATCCCGGAAATCG contains the following coding sequences:
- a CDS encoding ABC transporter substrate-binding protein, with the translated sequence MRTRSLAVICVLAGLLTFFLSGPVLGQTIRIGINAEITGDIPKVGEGTKFAAQMWLEDVNAAGGLAVGGKKYKVALVIEDNESKAESAVKAATKMITEDGVLVMVGPQASKQAVPAGGIANNYKTPMITPWSTNPDTTKGRPYVFRACFLDPFQGPVLAKFISSEFKFTKAAVLYDVASDYPKGLAEYFKKAWEELHGKGSVVAYESFTTKDTDFSSQLTKIIKSGAQVLFTPQYYNEVALIVPQAHQLGWKKPIVGSDSWGSAETVTLCGKDCYGLFFSTHYAAAGAKGETKAFIDRYRKKYGYVPDDVAALTWDAMKLVQKAIQDTGGLTGDVKKDRENVRAAMGRIKKFKGITGEMTFSGGGDPSKCAVIVRISDKGQFEFYKSACP
- a CDS encoding enoyl-ACP reductase — encoded protein: MGILQGRKGLILGVANDKSIAWGVARACHREGAELGFSYLGESLKKRVLPLAESIRSSFVEPLDVGDDAQLDDFFAKVEARWGRLDFIVHSIAFANRESLKGDFRDTSRADFHLALDISAYSFIACARRAARLMGPGGSMVTMSYLGAVRAVPNYNVMGVAKAALEAATRYLAYDLGREGIRVNAVSSGPIRTLAASGVVDFRKLMEKGARGAPLRRNVSQEEVGNATAYLLSDWASGVTGEVHYVDAGFNIGAGDPGAESAASD